A single genomic interval of Homo sapiens chromosome 15, GRCh38.p14 Primary Assembly harbors:
- the GABPB1 gene encoding GA-binding protein subunit beta-1 isoform beta 1 (isoform beta 1 is encoded by transcript variant beta-1) — translation MSLVDLGKKLLEAARAGQDDEVRILMANGAPFTTDWLGTSPLHLAAQYGHYSTTEVLLRAGVSRDARTKVDRTPLHMAASEGHASIVEVLLKHGADVNAKDMLKMTALHWATEHNHQEVVELLIKYGADVHTQSKFCKTAFDISIDNGNEDLAEILQIAMQNQINTNPESPDTVTIHAATPQFIIGPGGVVNLTGLVSSENSSKATDETGVSAVQFGNSSTSVLATLAALAEASAPLSNSSETPVVATEEVVTAESVDGAIQQVVSSGGQQVITIVTDGIQLGNLHSIPTSGIGQPIIVTMPDGQQVLTVPATDIAEETVISEEPPAKRQCIEIIENRVESAEIEEREALQKQLDEANREAQKYRQQLLKKEQEAEAYRQKLEAMTRLQTNKEAV, via the exons CTGGGAACTTCTCCACTTCATCTAGCAGCACAGTATGGTCATTATTCCACCACAGAGGTACTGCTGCGAGCTGGTGTGAGCAGAGATGCCAGAACCAAAGTGGACCGAACACCATTACATATGGCAGCTTCTGAGGGCCATGCCAGCATAGTAGAGGTTTTACTTAAG cATGGTGCTGATGTCAATGCAAAGGACATGTTAAAGATGACAGCTCTCCATTGGGCCACAGAACACAATCATCAAGAGGTGGTGGAACTTTTAATCAAATATGGTGCTGATGTACACACGCAAAGTAAATTTTGTAAAACTGCATTTGATATTTCAATAGACAATGGAAATGAAGATTTAGCAGAGATATTACAG ATTGCTATGCAGAACCAAATCAACACAAACCCAGAGAGTCCTGACACTGTGACAATACATGCTGCAACACCACAGTTTATCATTGGACCTGGAGGGGTGGTGAACCTAACAGGTCTGGTATCTTCAGAAAATTCATCCAAGGCAACAG aTGAAACGGGTGTATCTGCTGTTCAGTTTGGAAACTCTTCTACATCAGTATTAGCTACATTAGCTGCCTTAGCTGAAGCATCTGCTCCATTGTCCAATTCTTCAGAAACTCCAG tagtggCCACAGAAGAAGTAGTTACTGCAGAATCTGTGGATGGTGCCATTCAGCAAGTAGTTAGTTCAGGGGGTCAGCAAGTCATCACAATAGTTACAGATGGAATTCAGCTTGGAAATTTGCACTCTATTCCAACCAGTGGAATTGGTCAGCCCATCATTGTGACCATGCCAGATGGACAACAAG tattaACAGTACCAGCAACAGACATTGCTGAAGAAACTGTTATAAGTGAAGAACCACCAGCTAAGAGACAATGTATCGAAATAATTGAAAACCGGGTGGAATCTGCAGAAATAGAA GAGAGAGAAGCTCTTCAGAAACAGCTGGATGAAGCAAATCGAGAAGCACAAAAATATCGACAGCAGCTCCTAAAGAAAGAACAGGAAGCAGAGGCCTACAGACAGAAGTTGGAAGCTATGACTCGTCTTCAGACTAATAAAGAAGCTGTTTAA
- the GABPB1 gene encoding GA-binding protein subunit beta-1 isoform gamma 1 (isoform gamma 1 is encoded by transcript variant gamma-1): MSLVDLGKKLLEAARAGQDDEVRILMANGAPFTTDWLGTSPLHLAAQYGHYSTTEVLLRAGVSRDARTKVDRTPLHMAASEGHASIVEVLLKHGADVNAKDMLKMTALHWATEHNHQEVVELLIKYGADVHTQSKFCKTAFDISIDNGNEDLAEILQIAMQNQINTNPESPDTVTIHAATPQFIIGPGGVVNLTGLVSSENSSKATDETGVSAVQFGNSSTSVLATLAALAEASAPLSNSSETPVVATEEVVTAESVDGAIQQVVSSGGQQVITIVTDGIQLGNLHSIPTSGIGQPIIVTMPDGQQVLTVPATDIAEETVISEEPPAKRQCIEIIENRVESAEIEVRSLLPGVLCRSHPK; encoded by the exons CTGGGAACTTCTCCACTTCATCTAGCAGCACAGTATGGTCATTATTCCACCACAGAGGTACTGCTGCGAGCTGGTGTGAGCAGAGATGCCAGAACCAAAGTGGACCGAACACCATTACATATGGCAGCTTCTGAGGGCCATGCCAGCATAGTAGAGGTTTTACTTAAG cATGGTGCTGATGTCAATGCAAAGGACATGTTAAAGATGACAGCTCTCCATTGGGCCACAGAACACAATCATCAAGAGGTGGTGGAACTTTTAATCAAATATGGTGCTGATGTACACACGCAAAGTAAATTTTGTAAAACTGCATTTGATATTTCAATAGACAATGGAAATGAAGATTTAGCAGAGATATTACAG ATTGCTATGCAGAACCAAATCAACACAAACCCAGAGAGTCCTGACACTGTGACAATACATGCTGCAACACCACAGTTTATCATTGGACCTGGAGGGGTGGTGAACCTAACAGGTCTGGTATCTTCAGAAAATTCATCCAAGGCAACAG aTGAAACGGGTGTATCTGCTGTTCAGTTTGGAAACTCTTCTACATCAGTATTAGCTACATTAGCTGCCTTAGCTGAAGCATCTGCTCCATTGTCCAATTCTTCAGAAACTCCAG tagtggCCACAGAAGAAGTAGTTACTGCAGAATCTGTGGATGGTGCCATTCAGCAAGTAGTTAGTTCAGGGGGTCAGCAAGTCATCACAATAGTTACAGATGGAATTCAGCTTGGAAATTTGCACTCTATTCCAACCAGTGGAATTGGTCAGCCCATCATTGTGACCATGCCAGATGGACAACAAG tattaACAGTACCAGCAACAGACATTGCTGAAGAAACTGTTATAAGTGAAGAACCACCAGCTAAGAGACAATGTATCGAAATAATTGAAAACCGGGTGGAATCTGCAGAAATAGAAGTAAGGAGTCTTTTACCCGGTGTGCTTTGCCGCAGTCAtccaaaataa
- the GABPB1 gene encoding GA-binding protein subunit beta-1 isoform X5 codes for MCKMSLVDLGKKLLEAARAGQDDEVRILMANGAPFTTDWLGTSPLHLAAQYGHYSTTEVLLRAGVSRDARTKVDRTPLHMAASEGHASIVEVLLKHGADVNAKDMLKMTALHWATEHNHQEVVELLIKYGADVHTQSKFCKTAFDISIDNGNEDLAEILQIAMQNQINTNPESPDTVTIHAATPQFIIGPGGVVNLTDETGVSAVQFGNSSTSVLATLAALAEASAPLSNSSETPVVATEEVVTAESVDGAIQQVVSSGGQQVITIVTDGIQLGNLHSIPTSGIGQPIIVTMPDGQQVLTVPATDIAEETVISEEPPAKRQCIEIIENRVESAEIEEREALQKQLDEANREAQKYRQQLLKKEQEAEAYRQKLEAMTRLQTNKEAV; via the exons CTGGGAACTTCTCCACTTCATCTAGCAGCACAGTATGGTCATTATTCCACCACAGAGGTACTGCTGCGAGCTGGTGTGAGCAGAGATGCCAGAACCAAAGTGGACCGAACACCATTACATATGGCAGCTTCTGAGGGCCATGCCAGCATAGTAGAGGTTTTACTTAAG cATGGTGCTGATGTCAATGCAAAGGACATGTTAAAGATGACAGCTCTCCATTGGGCCACAGAACACAATCATCAAGAGGTGGTGGAACTTTTAATCAAATATGGTGCTGATGTACACACGCAAAGTAAATTTTGTAAAACTGCATTTGATATTTCAATAGACAATGGAAATGAAGATTTAGCAGAGATATTACAG ATTGCTATGCAGAACCAAATCAACACAAACCCAGAGAGTCCTGACACTGTGACAATACATGCTGCAACACCACAGTTTATCATTGGACCTGGAGGGGTGGTGAACCTAACAG aTGAAACGGGTGTATCTGCTGTTCAGTTTGGAAACTCTTCTACATCAGTATTAGCTACATTAGCTGCCTTAGCTGAAGCATCTGCTCCATTGTCCAATTCTTCAGAAACTCCAG tagtggCCACAGAAGAAGTAGTTACTGCAGAATCTGTGGATGGTGCCATTCAGCAAGTAGTTAGTTCAGGGGGTCAGCAAGTCATCACAATAGTTACAGATGGAATTCAGCTTGGAAATTTGCACTCTATTCCAACCAGTGGAATTGGTCAGCCCATCATTGTGACCATGCCAGATGGACAACAAG tattaACAGTACCAGCAACAGACATTGCTGAAGAAACTGTTATAAGTGAAGAACCACCAGCTAAGAGACAATGTATCGAAATAATTGAAAACCGGGTGGAATCTGCAGAAATAGAA GAGAGAGAAGCTCTTCAGAAACAGCTGGATGAAGCAAATCGAGAAGCACAAAAATATCGACAGCAGCTCCTAAAGAAAGAACAGGAAGCAGAGGCCTACAGACAGAAGTTGGAAGCTATGACTCGTCTTCAGACTAATAAAGAAGCTGTTTAA
- the GABPB1 gene encoding GA-binding protein subunit beta-1 isoform X2 has product MKLVKMSLVDLGKKLLEAARAGQDDEVRILMANGAPFTTDWLGTSPLHLAAQYGHYSTTEVLLRAGVSRDARTKVDRTPLHMAASEGHASIVEVLLKHGADVNAKDMLKMTALHWATEHNHQEVVELLIKYGADVHTQSKFCKTAFDISIDNGNEDLAEILQIAMQNQINTNPESPDTVTIHAATPQFIIGPGGVVNLTGLVSSENSSKATDETGVSAVQFGNSSTSVLATLAALAEASAPLSNSSETPVVATEEVVTAESVDGAIQQVVSSGGQQVITIVTDGIQLGNLHSIPTSGIGQPIIVTMPDGQQVLTVPATDIAEETVISEEPPAKRQCIEIIENRVESAEIEEREALQKQLDEANREAQKYRQQLLKKEQEAEAYRQKLEAMTRLQTNKEAV; this is encoded by the exons CTGGGAACTTCTCCACTTCATCTAGCAGCACAGTATGGTCATTATTCCACCACAGAGGTACTGCTGCGAGCTGGTGTGAGCAGAGATGCCAGAACCAAAGTGGACCGAACACCATTACATATGGCAGCTTCTGAGGGCCATGCCAGCATAGTAGAGGTTTTACTTAAG cATGGTGCTGATGTCAATGCAAAGGACATGTTAAAGATGACAGCTCTCCATTGGGCCACAGAACACAATCATCAAGAGGTGGTGGAACTTTTAATCAAATATGGTGCTGATGTACACACGCAAAGTAAATTTTGTAAAACTGCATTTGATATTTCAATAGACAATGGAAATGAAGATTTAGCAGAGATATTACAG ATTGCTATGCAGAACCAAATCAACACAAACCCAGAGAGTCCTGACACTGTGACAATACATGCTGCAACACCACAGTTTATCATTGGACCTGGAGGGGTGGTGAACCTAACAGGTCTGGTATCTTCAGAAAATTCATCCAAGGCAACAG aTGAAACGGGTGTATCTGCTGTTCAGTTTGGAAACTCTTCTACATCAGTATTAGCTACATTAGCTGCCTTAGCTGAAGCATCTGCTCCATTGTCCAATTCTTCAGAAACTCCAG tagtggCCACAGAAGAAGTAGTTACTGCAGAATCTGTGGATGGTGCCATTCAGCAAGTAGTTAGTTCAGGGGGTCAGCAAGTCATCACAATAGTTACAGATGGAATTCAGCTTGGAAATTTGCACTCTATTCCAACCAGTGGAATTGGTCAGCCCATCATTGTGACCATGCCAGATGGACAACAAG tattaACAGTACCAGCAACAGACATTGCTGAAGAAACTGTTATAAGTGAAGAACCACCAGCTAAGAGACAATGTATCGAAATAATTGAAAACCGGGTGGAATCTGCAGAAATAGAA GAGAGAGAAGCTCTTCAGAAACAGCTGGATGAAGCAAATCGAGAAGCACAAAAATATCGACAGCAGCTCCTAAAGAAAGAACAGGAAGCAGAGGCCTACAGACAGAAGTTGGAAGCTATGACTCGTCTTCAGACTAATAAAGAAGCTGTTTAA
- the GABPB1 gene encoding GA-binding protein subunit beta-1 isoform beta 2 (isoform beta 2 is encoded by transcript variant beta-2) has product MSLVDLGKKLLEAARAGQDDEVRILMANGAPFTTDWLGTSPLHLAAQYGHYSTTEVLLRAGVSRDARTKVDRTPLHMAASEGHASIVEVLLKHGADVNAKDMLKMTALHWATEHNHQEVVELLIKYGADVHTQSKFCKTAFDISIDNGNEDLAEILQIAMQNQINTNPESPDTVTIHAATPQFIIGPGGVVNLTDETGVSAVQFGNSSTSVLATLAALAEASAPLSNSSETPVVATEEVVTAESVDGAIQQVVSSGGQQVITIVTDGIQLGNLHSIPTSGIGQPIIVTMPDGQQVLTVPATDIAEETVISEEPPAKRQCIEIIENRVESAEIEEREALQKQLDEANREAQKYRQQLLKKEQEAEAYRQKLEAMTRLQTNKEAV; this is encoded by the exons CTGGGAACTTCTCCACTTCATCTAGCAGCACAGTATGGTCATTATTCCACCACAGAGGTACTGCTGCGAGCTGGTGTGAGCAGAGATGCCAGAACCAAAGTGGACCGAACACCATTACATATGGCAGCTTCTGAGGGCCATGCCAGCATAGTAGAGGTTTTACTTAAG cATGGTGCTGATGTCAATGCAAAGGACATGTTAAAGATGACAGCTCTCCATTGGGCCACAGAACACAATCATCAAGAGGTGGTGGAACTTTTAATCAAATATGGTGCTGATGTACACACGCAAAGTAAATTTTGTAAAACTGCATTTGATATTTCAATAGACAATGGAAATGAAGATTTAGCAGAGATATTACAG ATTGCTATGCAGAACCAAATCAACACAAACCCAGAGAGTCCTGACACTGTGACAATACATGCTGCAACACCACAGTTTATCATTGGACCTGGAGGGGTGGTGAACCTAACAG aTGAAACGGGTGTATCTGCTGTTCAGTTTGGAAACTCTTCTACATCAGTATTAGCTACATTAGCTGCCTTAGCTGAAGCATCTGCTCCATTGTCCAATTCTTCAGAAACTCCAG tagtggCCACAGAAGAAGTAGTTACTGCAGAATCTGTGGATGGTGCCATTCAGCAAGTAGTTAGTTCAGGGGGTCAGCAAGTCATCACAATAGTTACAGATGGAATTCAGCTTGGAAATTTGCACTCTATTCCAACCAGTGGAATTGGTCAGCCCATCATTGTGACCATGCCAGATGGACAACAAG tattaACAGTACCAGCAACAGACATTGCTGAAGAAACTGTTATAAGTGAAGAACCACCAGCTAAGAGACAATGTATCGAAATAATTGAAAACCGGGTGGAATCTGCAGAAATAGAA GAGAGAGAAGCTCTTCAGAAACAGCTGGATGAAGCAAATCGAGAAGCACAAAAATATCGACAGCAGCTCCTAAAGAAAGAACAGGAAGCAGAGGCCTACAGACAGAAGTTGGAAGCTATGACTCGTCTTCAGACTAATAAAGAAGCTGTTTAA
- the GABPB1 gene encoding GA-binding protein subunit beta-1 isoform X4 has protein sequence MSLVDLGKKLLEAARAGQDDEVRILMANGAPFTTDWLGTSPLHLAAQYGHYSTTEVLLRAGVSRDARTKVDRTPLHMAASEGHASIVEVLLKHGADVNAKDMLKMTALHWATEHNHQEVVELLIKYGADVHTQSKFCKTAFDISIDNGNEDLAEILQIAMQNQINTNPESPDTVTIHAATPQFIIGPGGVVNLTGLVSSENSSKATDETGVSAVQFGNSSTSVLATLAALAEASAPLSNSSETPVATEEVVTAESVDGAIQQVVSSGGQQVITIVTDGIQLGNLHSIPTSGIGQPIIVTMPDGQQVLTVPATDIAEETVISEEPPAKRQCIEIIENRVESAEIEEREALQKQLDEANREAQKYRQQLLKKEQEAEAYRQKLEAMTRLQTNKEAV, from the exons CTGGGAACTTCTCCACTTCATCTAGCAGCACAGTATGGTCATTATTCCACCACAGAGGTACTGCTGCGAGCTGGTGTGAGCAGAGATGCCAGAACCAAAGTGGACCGAACACCATTACATATGGCAGCTTCTGAGGGCCATGCCAGCATAGTAGAGGTTTTACTTAAG cATGGTGCTGATGTCAATGCAAAGGACATGTTAAAGATGACAGCTCTCCATTGGGCCACAGAACACAATCATCAAGAGGTGGTGGAACTTTTAATCAAATATGGTGCTGATGTACACACGCAAAGTAAATTTTGTAAAACTGCATTTGATATTTCAATAGACAATGGAAATGAAGATTTAGCAGAGATATTACAG ATTGCTATGCAGAACCAAATCAACACAAACCCAGAGAGTCCTGACACTGTGACAATACATGCTGCAACACCACAGTTTATCATTGGACCTGGAGGGGTGGTGAACCTAACAGGTCTGGTATCTTCAGAAAATTCATCCAAGGCAACAG aTGAAACGGGTGTATCTGCTGTTCAGTTTGGAAACTCTTCTACATCAGTATTAGCTACATTAGCTGCCTTAGCTGAAGCATCTGCTCCATTGTCCAATTCTTCAGAAACTCCAG tggCCACAGAAGAAGTAGTTACTGCAGAATCTGTGGATGGTGCCATTCAGCAAGTAGTTAGTTCAGGGGGTCAGCAAGTCATCACAATAGTTACAGATGGAATTCAGCTTGGAAATTTGCACTCTATTCCAACCAGTGGAATTGGTCAGCCCATCATTGTGACCATGCCAGATGGACAACAAG tattaACAGTACCAGCAACAGACATTGCTGAAGAAACTGTTATAAGTGAAGAACCACCAGCTAAGAGACAATGTATCGAAATAATTGAAAACCGGGTGGAATCTGCAGAAATAGAA GAGAGAGAAGCTCTTCAGAAACAGCTGGATGAAGCAAATCGAGAAGCACAAAAATATCGACAGCAGCTCCTAAAGAAAGAACAGGAAGCAGAGGCCTACAGACAGAAGTTGGAAGCTATGACTCGTCTTCAGACTAATAAAGAAGCTGTTTAA
- the GABPB1 gene encoding GA-binding protein subunit beta-1 isoform X7, with translation MSLVDLGKKLLEAARAGQDDEVRILMANGAPFTTDWLGTSPLHLAAQYGHYSTTEVLLRAGVSRDARTKVDRTPLHMAASEGHASIVEVLLKHGADVNAKDMLKMTALHWATEHNHQEVVELLIKYGADVHTQSKFCKTAFDISIDNGNEDLAEILQIAMQNQINTNPESPDTVTIHAATPQFIIGPGGVVNLTDETGVSAVQFGNSSTSVLATLAALAEASAPLSNSSETPVATEEVVTAESVDGAIQQVVSSGGQQVITIVTDGIQLGNLHSIPTSGIGQPIIVTMPDGQQVLTVPATDIAEETVISEEPPAKRQCIEIIENRVESAEIEEREALQKQLDEANREAQKYRQQLLKKEQEAEAYRQKLEAMTRLQTNKEAV, from the exons CTGGGAACTTCTCCACTTCATCTAGCAGCACAGTATGGTCATTATTCCACCACAGAGGTACTGCTGCGAGCTGGTGTGAGCAGAGATGCCAGAACCAAAGTGGACCGAACACCATTACATATGGCAGCTTCTGAGGGCCATGCCAGCATAGTAGAGGTTTTACTTAAG cATGGTGCTGATGTCAATGCAAAGGACATGTTAAAGATGACAGCTCTCCATTGGGCCACAGAACACAATCATCAAGAGGTGGTGGAACTTTTAATCAAATATGGTGCTGATGTACACACGCAAAGTAAATTTTGTAAAACTGCATTTGATATTTCAATAGACAATGGAAATGAAGATTTAGCAGAGATATTACAG ATTGCTATGCAGAACCAAATCAACACAAACCCAGAGAGTCCTGACACTGTGACAATACATGCTGCAACACCACAGTTTATCATTGGACCTGGAGGGGTGGTGAACCTAACAG aTGAAACGGGTGTATCTGCTGTTCAGTTTGGAAACTCTTCTACATCAGTATTAGCTACATTAGCTGCCTTAGCTGAAGCATCTGCTCCATTGTCCAATTCTTCAGAAACTCCAG tggCCACAGAAGAAGTAGTTACTGCAGAATCTGTGGATGGTGCCATTCAGCAAGTAGTTAGTTCAGGGGGTCAGCAAGTCATCACAATAGTTACAGATGGAATTCAGCTTGGAAATTTGCACTCTATTCCAACCAGTGGAATTGGTCAGCCCATCATTGTGACCATGCCAGATGGACAACAAG tattaACAGTACCAGCAACAGACATTGCTGAAGAAACTGTTATAAGTGAAGAACCACCAGCTAAGAGACAATGTATCGAAATAATTGAAAACCGGGTGGAATCTGCAGAAATAGAA GAGAGAGAAGCTCTTCAGAAACAGCTGGATGAAGCAAATCGAGAAGCACAAAAATATCGACAGCAGCTCCTAAAGAAAGAACAGGAAGCAGAGGCCTACAGACAGAAGTTGGAAGCTATGACTCGTCTTCAGACTAATAAAGAAGCTGTTTAA